In Cyanobacteria bacterium GSL.Bin1, the following are encoded in one genomic region:
- a CDS encoding BMC domain-containing protein, which produces MPIAVGMIETLGFPAVVEAADAMVKAARVTLVGYEKIGTGRVTVIVRGDVSEVQASVSAGVESANRVNGGEVLSTHIIARPHENLEYVLPIRYTEAVEQFR; this is translated from the coding sequence ATGCCAATTGCGGTTGGAATGATAGAAACGCTAGGCTTTCCCGCCGTCGTGGAAGCAGCCGATGCGATGGTTAAAGCAGCCCGTGTTACCTTAGTGGGCTATGAAAAAATCGGAACCGGTCGTGTCACCGTCATTGTTCGTGGCGATGTTTCCGAAGTGCAAGCCTCAGTCAGTGCTGGGGTCGAATCTGCCAACCGAGTTAATGGCGGGGAAGTGTTATCAACACACATTATTGCTCGTCCCCACGAAAACCTGGAATACGTCCTACCGATTCGCTACACCGAAGCAGTAGAACAGTTCCGATAA
- a CDS encoding BMC domain-containing protein has product MAVAVGMIETLGFPAVVEAADAMVKAARVTLVGYEKIGTGRVTVIVRGDVSEVQASVSAGTESVKRVNGGQVLSTHIIARPHENLEYVLPIRYTEEVEQFREGVGTPRNITRQ; this is encoded by the coding sequence ATGGCAGTCGCAGTAGGAATGATAGAAACGCTAGGCTTTCCCGCCGTTGTGGAAGCCGCCGATGCAATGGTCAAAGCAGCCCGTGTCACCTTAGTGGGCTATGAAAAAATTGGAACCGGTCGTGTAACCGTCATTGTGCGCGGTGATGTTTCCGAAGTTCAGGCTTCAGTGAGCGCTGGTACTGAGTCTGTGAAACGAGTCAATGGGGGACAAGTCTTATCCACCCATATTATTGCTCGTCCTCACGAAAACTTAGAATACGTCTTACCGATTCGTTATACCGAAGAAGTAGAACAATTCCGCGAAGGCGTTGGTACCCCTCGCAACATCACTCGCCAGTAA
- a CDS encoding carbon dioxide concentrating mechanism protein CcmL, with product MQMAKVCGTVVGTQKLPSMTGVKLLLLQFIDASGELLPEYEVAADPVGAGLGEWVLVNRGSAARQTENHQNRPLDAMVVAIIDTVTVNNRRLYGE from the coding sequence ATGCAGATGGCAAAAGTTTGCGGAACAGTGGTTGGCACACAAAAATTGCCGAGTATGACCGGTGTCAAATTACTCTTGTTGCAGTTTATTGATGCTAGCGGTGAACTGCTTCCGGAATACGAAGTCGCTGCCGATCCGGTTGGTGCTGGACTAGGGGAATGGGTCTTGGTTAACCGCGGTAGCGCTGCTCGCCAAACAGAAAATCATCAAAACCGTCCCCTTGATGCCATGGTTGTTGCCATTATTGATACTGTTACTGTGAATAATCGCCGACTATACGGTGAATAA
- a CDS encoding carbon dioxide concentrating mechanism protein CcmM, translating to MAVRSEAAPPTPWSKALAEPQIDESAYVHSFSNIIGDVWVGANVLVAPGTSIRADEGSPFAIGEGTNIQDGVVIHGLEEGRVVGEDRKHYSVWIGEDTCITHMALIHGPCYIGNNCFIGFRSTVFNARVGDDCIVMMHALIQDVEIPPGKYIPSGAIITNQQQADRLPDVQESDRKFAHHVVEVNEALRAGYHCARDASCIIQVRNEGARPEQPGNGNGAKTSYQKVVNKPSPNGSKQSQGGTNLKPEAIEQVRSLLRQGYQIGTEHADKRRFSRNSWQNCAPIQEMQERSVIQALEACLAEHAGEYVRLFGIDPKAKRRVSEVVIQTPSDQPSANTSYSSTNGGYQPSYRRQSYQGASQSSGGLDQDTTEQVRSLLNQGYQIGVEHADKRRFSRNSWQNGAPIQSRQVAGAIAELEACLSEYNGEYVRLIGIDPKAKRRVVEQLIQEPGQQNGTAGKHGTSQASQASRGGSEAVGGEIAEQVRSLVSQGYNIGLEYADQRRFRRNSWQNAGQLEGNVNQVLSELNACLAQHPKDYVRLVGIDPKAKRRVLETLIQQPGKQSASTQQGAQASPAASRSSNGRQSYSQYNGNGAKSSLDRETVEQVRNLLHQGYQIGTEHADKRRFSRNSWQSCAPIESTREAEVLSALEGCLADHQGEYVRLVGIDPKAKRRVLETTIQQPA from the coding sequence ATGGCAGTCCGCAGTGAAGCGGCTCCACCCACTCCTTGGTCAAAAGCCCTCGCCGAACCCCAAATAGACGAAAGTGCTTATGTCCATTCCTTTTCCAACATTATTGGTGATGTTTGGGTCGGAGCGAATGTCCTGGTTGCACCCGGAACTTCAATTCGCGCTGATGAAGGCTCACCTTTTGCCATTGGAGAAGGAACGAATATCCAAGATGGAGTCGTCATTCATGGTTTAGAAGAAGGGCGTGTAGTTGGGGAAGATCGGAAGCATTATTCGGTCTGGATTGGAGAGGATACTTGTATTACCCACATGGCCCTAATCCATGGCCCTTGTTATATCGGTAATAATTGCTTTATTGGGTTCCGTTCCACCGTGTTTAATGCGCGTGTTGGCGATGATTGCATTGTGATGATGCATGCCCTCATTCAAGATGTGGAAATCCCGCCCGGAAAATATATCCCTTCGGGCGCGATTATCACCAATCAACAACAAGCTGACCGCTTACCGGATGTTCAAGAGTCAGACCGCAAATTTGCTCACCATGTTGTGGAAGTGAATGAAGCACTCAGAGCAGGATATCACTGTGCTCGGGATGCGAGTTGTATTATCCAAGTCAGAAATGAAGGGGCTCGACCAGAGCAACCGGGTAATGGCAATGGGGCAAAAACCAGTTATCAAAAAGTGGTGAATAAACCCAGTCCAAATGGAAGCAAGCAATCACAGGGGGGAACAAACTTGAAACCAGAAGCAATCGAACAAGTGCGATCGCTGCTGCGACAAGGCTATCAAATTGGTACCGAACACGCAGACAAACGACGCTTTAGTCGCAATTCCTGGCAGAATTGCGCACCGATTCAAGAAATGCAAGAACGCAGTGTTATTCAAGCGTTAGAAGCTTGTTTAGCCGAACACGCAGGAGAATATGTTCGCTTGTTTGGGATTGATCCCAAGGCGAAACGACGGGTTTCGGAGGTGGTGATTCAAACACCGAGCGATCAACCCAGTGCGAATACCAGTTACAGTAGCACCAATGGCGGATATCAGCCCAGTTATCGTCGTCAAAGCTACCAGGGAGCCAGTCAAAGCAGCGGCGGTTTAGACCAAGATACGACAGAACAAGTGCGATCGCTGCTCAATCAAGGCTATCAAATTGGTGTGGAACACGCCGATAAACGACGCTTTAGTCGCAATTCTTGGCAAAATGGCGCACCGATCCAAAGCCGTCAAGTTGCAGGCGCGATCGCGGAATTAGAAGCCTGTTTATCAGAATACAACGGTGAATATGTCCGCTTGATTGGCATTGATCCGAAAGCAAAACGGCGGGTTGTAGAACAGCTCATTCAAGAGCCTGGACAACAAAATGGCACTGCTGGCAAACACGGAACTTCTCAAGCTAGTCAAGCGAGTCGTGGCGGAAGCGAAGCAGTGGGCGGTGAGATTGCTGAACAAGTGCGCTCCCTGGTCAGCCAAGGGTATAACATCGGCTTAGAATATGCCGATCAACGCCGCTTCCGTCGCAATTCCTGGCAAAATGCTGGACAATTGGAAGGGAATGTGAATCAAGTCCTTTCAGAATTGAATGCCTGCTTAGCCCAACATCCGAAAGACTATGTGCGCCTCGTCGGCATTGATCCCAAAGCCAAGCGCCGAGTCTTAGAGACTTTGATTCAGCAGCCTGGAAAACAGAGTGCTTCTACTCAGCAAGGGGCTCAAGCTTCACCAGCAGCCAGTCGTAGCAGTAATGGTCGTCAAAGCTATAGCCAATATAACGGCAATGGTGCCAAAAGTAGCTTAGATCGAGAAACCGTTGAACAAGTGCGAAACCTGCTGCACCAAGGCTATCAAATTGGAACGGAACACGCGGATAAACGACGCTTTAGTCGCAACTCTTGGCAAAGTTGCGCGCCCATTGAAAGTACCCGTGAAGCCGAAGTCCTATCAGCCCTCGAAGGTTGCTTAGCGGATCATCAAGGAGAATATGTGCGTTTAGTGGGCATTGATCCCAAAGCCAAACGACGGGTCCTGGAAACAACCATTCAGCAACCCGCTTAG